The DNA region TACTCTCAGTTAGTTTTCTCTTTCATCATCTCCTAGGGACTAGCTATATAATGAAATAAGCACATGGCAATTTGTCGGACAAGTTATCCTAATTAAATAACATCACAATCCCATTAAGAAGACCCTATCACGGCTCTCTATCGGACAAGTTATCCTAATTAAATAACATCACAATCCCATTAAGAAGACCCTATCACGGCTCTCATAAGGTTACCATCCCAAACCAGTTGTAATTTTATAACTCTTAAGTGCCTTTAAGATATAGATGGCTACTTTAATCTAGAAGAGTATCGACAGAAGTTGAAGaacattacttttttttttttttttttaaatcaagcaaaggtattttcattcataagcATGGCCAGACTGGCCGTATACATGGGGTGTAGCAAAAGGTAAAGAATCTACACAATATGATTCTCTACAAACTCCGCCCAATCATCTATACAACAAGGAGCTTTCTGATAAcgccaaaagaaaataagggagcGGAGACTACTCAACTGAGAGAAACTTGATTGTACTCCTTCAAAAGCTCTCctacttctctctctctccacaCTACCCACATTAACGCAAGTGGAACAGTGTTCTGAGCCCTTCGTGTGAAGGACATTACTATATCTACATAGACAAAAAATGAAGTAACTACTTGTTTGTTGAGATAATTCAGTTTCATGCTAACATGATACACAACTAGAACTTTCATATTTCAAACTTCATAACTTTTGATCTCATCAAGATGGTTGCATCTATTCTTAGTTCATTATCTTGTTATAGCTTTAAAAGGGTGAAATAAAGTGGTtcagaaccatgaggtctcataTTCAAATCCCAGTGGAGGCAAAACACTAGGTTAATTTTTTCCCATCGGTCCAACTACTGGCGGATAGAGCTTGTGCTGGTGAGAGAGAGATAGCAAGCCGGCCTGGACACCgtggttattaaaaaaaaaaaaaagaggtgaaATGAAGCACTAATATAGTAATCAAGGCACATTGAACTTTCTTAGGCAAAGTTATACATATTTAACTTTATATGTTAACAATAGAGTCGACTCGACCTAATCGCAAGTACATAAATAATAAATCTCATCAGAATGATTTTGCCAAGTCAACTACAATGTTAACAATGAGATAAACTTACTTTGTGTCTCACACAACTGACACAAGTTACGTGCGACTTCTTATTTGTTTCACAATTGGTACACCCAAAATTTCTGGACCCAAAAGTGTCCACTGACTTATGAAGCAAAAAGAAGCCTCACACAACTTGCGTGAGTTGTGTGagtcacaaaataaaatttcttgaAACTGACCAGAACATGCAAACACCATGATAATAAGCGGAGTTCATGGAAAGGGAGGGGAAGGGAAGGGAAAAATTTTAGGGAATAGATTAGTGTACTTCCATTTGGCAAAGCACTTATATGCCCTTGTATGTTGTTTGGTGTGATCAAAGGGAAGCAAAACAAACTTTACTTTTTATCAGTTCTGAATAGGTTAAGGGAGCTGACTAGAATAATAAACCAATCATTTTGACTACCCTCCCTCGCTATGCCTATTGCCCCACCTGAATCTTCGTCATCCAACCCAGTAGACAAAGAAGTAGACACTAACATGATTGCTAATTCGTGCTCAGAGACAATCTGGTACTTTAAAACAAAAGGAGGAAAAATCCATTATATAACATCAGTCGTCAAACTAGTCAATACTCAAACaggttatggaaaaaaaaaacataaattaagCTAATCCTGTTTTGAAACCTTATCAACTAGTGCTATTTGGCGTAAATATTAAGTGGTATAAAAGATAAGGTCAATATGCAATTTTTTGTCTTTCTAGCACATGTGGTTTTGGTAATACCacattatttatttgttaaaaGCACCATTAGCGGTACAATTTTGAACAGAATGTTTAATTGGGTAACACTAACACCATTACTATCAGCTATAATATgctgttttcctttaaaaaggggaaaaggagaAGACTTGAAACTTCTAAAGAGGTTGGGAATTGGATTTTGCTGACAATTTGCAAAGGGCACAATTGTAGAAGGGAAGGAAAACTGGAGCAGAGGCCAGAGGTGATCATGACAGCGGCAAAAAGCAAAAAGGGAGAGTGTGCCACCAAAGGCTAAGTTTTGGAAAGGGTGGGATGGAGCCATGGAAGGAAGCAACCTTCATTAGCAAGAGCCAAAAAGGAGGCTACGGTAGCTCAATCTGGAGGGCAGAACAAATGGGGGCAACAACAAGGTTATCAGGAGGGAGAGACCACTCCATTGGAGGGAAGGGTAGTTAGGACGTCACTACTCACGAGCTACGGAAAGGCAAATGCAGAGAGGTATGACAACAGCAACTACGGGGCTTAAGGTAAGGAAGGAAGAAACtccttttagttaaacataatatacaaaCTTCAGCATCTTTTGTACCAGAACTATTTGGTCTGTAAACTTTCTTTTCTACTTTAAACTGGAAAGTATTTTAATAAAATTGCATGTCTATTTCAATTTTAGGTATTTAATGCATTGATTTACCTTTTGCCCAGTTTTTTCTGATAGATACCCCACATATTTTCCCCAATAGCATAATGCTCAAATTGCACAAACCTAGCTAAGCAGTTCTTCCTTTTAAATCTCACTTCAAGTTTAGCCCCCAAATTCTGATACCTACACAAGACTTTCTCATTGTAGACTGCTATCAAAGTTGCCAGTACATCCCATTTTATCTTCCCACAAGGAGAGGGAGGGAAGGGATAAAATCTCATCAAGTGCTTAAAACGCCAAATAAAATTCATTTTCCTTCCCAAATATCTCAACTCTTACTTAAATATCACTTGTTTCAATTAACTCTTAAGCATTGTCTCCAACGTCTATACTCAAAACATCACAAAAACACAATCTGCATGCCATCTTATACCTTGTAGGACTACCATATGCTATCACCTACTTTAATACTCAACCAAACACTGCAAAATGATCTAGATATGTTTTTCCATGAAAAATAgaacattttcctccacaccAAACACACCCCTAGAGTAAGTTGGAATACTACATCTTCAAATCCCTAGCGGAGACGAACTAAAAGAACCACCAATTCAAGACAAATGTAATAAATCGCCGACAATCCCCATTAAAGAGAAGCTCTAAATTCCTCCTATATCAGAATACCAGCTAAACCACAGTGCCTCGCATATTATCATCAAACGTTCAAAATAATAAACTCTACGAAACAATGAGGACTTAGAGAAAGTAGATTACTTATCAGAATGAAATGGGTCCAAATAgagcataatacataaacaatgATATCTCCTATCCCAGCTAGTTTCATAATTAAGCAGACACGACTGATTAATCAAATAGAAAACTCAATTTCCAATTAATGATAAATAACTAAACAGATATAACAAAAAACCCTAAAAATCAAATGCGAATAATACCTTCTATTTCTGGTAACCACCACCAATAGCATTATCATCCTCAACAACCTTAGCAGTCAAATAAGGTTTAGGGAAATCATTAACATCAAACTTATACTCCATCCTCATCTTCTCCACATCAGCTTTATTAAGGACCGTTCGCCTAATTGGAGGACGGTTACGTCTCTGGTCACGAGAATAATACTTTATATCAAACACGGTTTCCGGGTCGGATGTGGGCACGATTGCTTCAGCTTGGGCAGTTGCCGGGCAGAAGATACGGTATTCTGTTGCTTTGGGTATAGAGGGGACATATTCGGGACTTGTTTGGGGACCTGTGAATTCCCATggttttttcatgaacttttttaGGGTTTGGATCACCGATTTGCCTGATGAAGCCATCGAAGAGATTCTTCAGATCTGTTTGATTTCCTGGTAAAGGTAGGATCTTTTTTTGTTGGTTTCAGGACTGAGACGACAGACTCTTTTGGGCTGGGCAAGGGTGTTTGCGGGTTGGCCTTTGCGCCTACTCAATTTCtcaacggaaaagggccaaatatacccctgtactatcgaaAAATGACCAAATATACACTTCATTATACTTTGCGTTTATACTTTGAgcataaatatacccctccgcCATTAAAGTTGACTAATGTGAAACCCAATCCCACATGACattaatattttaagaattaaaaATCATGCGGCATGCCACCTCACTAATCAAACTTAATTTTACACCTCCTCCTTCCATATCATCTTGACCTCCATATAATATCGTCATTTGTGCCTTTCTCCGGTTTCAATTCAGCACCATGTGGGATTGGGCATGCCACATGGTATTTGCGAAAAAACTCTCAAAAGGCATATTAAAAAGTTTACCTTCATCACTGGATGATTTCTTAAGCCTGCAAACTCTTACTTCCCTGACTCCATCCATTCTTAAATGAGAGAAATTGTATtctgacctttttttttttttttaaactggtaACTTATCTACACAGAGATTATTTCAAACGCAGCTAAAACTGAATAAAAGAACCAAATGCATTAAATCTAAACGTCAATTGAAGTTAATTGAAATGCATTAGAAGTGACCGCAGTTCTTGCAGCAATGGTTTTTGTTGTTGACTTATTGGGGTTTTAGCTAAAAatctacttttctttttagggtttttttttcaCCATTGCTGCTATCTTGGCAAGAACTTTCAATTTCAAGAACAACTTTTTCTGGACTAAGAGTTACGAAAAGGGGTATTAATTTCCTTAAGAAACCGTTCGGGTTTCGTTATATCAACTCCTTCATCGTCACAGGAATTAGTAGCTTCCGTGTCGTAACAAACGATCCCGATTTTCCTCATGGGTCTGGTCGGGTTTTCGAAATCGGTTTATGTGACTAAAGTTCTTTTAGCAATAACAAAACCATTGGTAGGAGGGGTTCTGAACTTCTGATCTGGGAGAGAGGAGAGAGTGGTGGACGAAATTGAGAGAGcaggaggggtaaaatggtttCTTtagtgaggtggcatgccacatgATTTTTAATTCACTAAAATATTAATGCCACGTGTGATTAAATTTTATCTTGGTCAACTTTAATCATGGAGTGACATATATTTGCGCGCTAAAGATAAAAGAGGTGATATTTTGCCTCAAAGATAACGAGGTTATATTTAACCCCTTTTCGATAGTACAAGGGTAtgtttggcccttttccgatttCTCAATGACCAATGTTTAAACTTGGGtaatttgcacttttgtccttG from Lycium ferocissimum isolate CSIRO_LF1 chromosome 2, AGI_CSIRO_Lferr_CH_V1, whole genome shotgun sequence includes:
- the LOC132047008 gene encoding uncharacterized protein LOC132047008, which gives rise to MASSGKSVIQTLKKFMKKPWEFTGPQTSPEYVPSIPKATEYRIFCPATAQAEAIVPTSDPETVFDIKYYSRDQRRNRPPIRRTVLNKADVEKMRMEYKFDVNDFPKPYLTAKVVEDDNAIGGGYQK